The Candidatus Binatia bacterium genomic sequence GTCGAAGCACGAGCGGGCTCTGCCTTGATTTCACAGCATTTTCCGCTCGCCGTGAGCCCGTCGAAGGGCGAGGGGCCGCTTTCTCCGGCAGGCTCCTAGCAGGACACGATCACGCGGCAGCCATGTACTCGCTAATCGTGACCTGCGTCCCGGTTTGCGCCGCCGCCTCGGCGATCTCGCGCACGCGCGCGGCCTCGGCTTCCTCCAGGTACTCCTCCCCGCAATTGGCGCAGACCAGGGCTGGAACCCCGCGGATCACGACCGTCGTTCCCCGAATCTCGGCCGTGAAGCTGATCTGGCGACGCTGGATCAATCCGTCTTGCTTGCAGGAGATGCACACTCTCATCGTTTCCTCCGCGACCTGAAGTCCGACTCCCAAAGCGCCGAATCCGGCTCATACACCGTGATCACATACGTATCTTTCGTCGTCGGATCGTCGGCGGCACACACATGAATCGGTCGTTTCTCCCTCCATCCGAGGATCAGGCGACTCGGAAAGGGTTTGTCATCCGGGTATCTCTCGATCACGTCCCCGACCTCAATAACATGTCGAACTTCCACCTCCGTGATCCCGCGTGCAAGCATCCGGCGGAACGCATGCACTTTGAAGATCAGGTTCCGCATTAGCGCGAGTATGGCGCGCCCGCCTTCGGTCTGTCAAACAACGTTCCTCTCGTGGCGTGCGCACGAATTCCATGGCGCAGCGCCGGCGGAGGCCCACAAGCCGATCGCGTGGGGTACGGCGATAGGTACCGCTTGATTGGGGCAAATACTCCTTCGCCTGTATGCGGTCGCCGGTGTCATCGGCATCGCCGCCGTCTTGCTCCTCGGGCCACGATTGCGAACGGCCTGCGCGCTGGGGATCCTCGCCCTGCTCGCGTACGATCTGTTCCACGCCAATCGCAACTCCGCGCTGCGTCCGTACCATGACGTCTCCCTGCTCGACGGCGAGCGGGAATCGTTCGACTTCATTCGCAGCCGGCAGGGTTTCGACCGCACCTACATTCGCAACGAGTTCTTCCTCTTCGACTACGCCATCATGGCCAAACAAGGCACGCTGCGTGGGATCTACTCGGTCACCGATTATGAACCGCTCAGCCTCGATCGCTACGCCAGGT encodes the following:
- a CDS encoding YgiT-type zinc finger protein, which encodes MRVCISCKQDGLIQRRQISFTAEIRGTTVVIRGVPALVCANCGEEYLEEAEAARVREIAEAAAQTGTQVTISEYMAAA
- a CDS encoding DUF4258 domain-containing protein, which produces MLARGITEVEVRHVIEVGDVIERYPDDKPFPSRLILGWREKRPIHVCAADDPTTKDTYVITVYEPDSALWESDFRSRRKR